Part of the Pieris rapae chromosome 14, ilPieRapa1.1, whole genome shotgun sequence genome is shown below.
GTtggctttataatattaaaatatatttgtgtagtctttactataataataaatatttgtaaatttatatattatgttttatcaccaacaataacattaataatattttaattaagtttcttCTGCTGATGGAATTTAGAAAAAGtactatactattatatatataatttattgcagAGCTACCAGTGGGAGTGTCTGTAGAGGAAATTGTAATTCCTGTACCATGGGGGCATGTGGCTGGCAGATGGTGGGGCCCTCAGAACAAACAACCTATAATTGCTATCCATGGATGGCAAGACAATGCTGGCACGTGGGATAATCTAATACCACTACTTCCAGCAAACACCTCTGTGTTAGCAATTGATTTGCCCGGCCATGGATTATCTTCTCACTATCCTTCTGGAATGATCTATTATGTTTTCTGGGATGGGGTAGTTCTCCTACGAAGGATTGTTAGGCATTTCAGGTGGGAGAAAATAAGACTTATTGGCCACTCTCTTGGAGGAGCATTAAGTTTCATGTATGCAGCATCTTATCCAAACGAAGTTGATAGAATCATATGCATTGACATAGCAAGCCCTGCAGTGCGACCTCCAGACAACATGGTCTCAGCTACAGGCtggtcaataaataaattattagactATGAAAAATTGACAGAAGATAAGATTCCATGTTATGAATATGAAGAAATGATTGATATAGTTGTTGATGCTTACAAAGGTTCAGTATCTAGGGAGAATTGTAAGGTATTAATGAAACGTGGAATGTCTCCAGCACCATCAAATGCAAAGAAACaaggcttttattttaaaagggaCCCAAGACTCAAAGTGTCTGGATTGGCCATGATGTCAATTGAAACAGCATTAGAATATGCTAGTCAAATTCGCTGCAAGGTGTTAAATATTCGAGCCATTCCAGGACAAAACTGGGAAAGACTAGATTACTATACTAAGATAATAGACAAATTGAAAGAAACAACTGATGTTACA
Proteins encoded:
- the LOC110999542 gene encoding probable serine hydrolase, with amino-acid sequence MNGQGTKEELPVGVSVEEIVIPVPWGHVAGRWWGPQNKQPIIAIHGWQDNAGTWDNLIPLLPANTSVLAIDLPGHGLSSHYPSGMIYYVFWDGVVLLRRIVRHFRWEKIRLIGHSLGGALSFMYAASYPNEVDRIICIDIASPAVRPPDNMVSATGWSINKLLDYEKLTEDKIPCYEYEEMIDIVVDAYKGSVSRENCKVLMKRGMSPAPSNAKKQGFYFKRDPRLKVSGLAMMSIETALEYASQIRCKVLNIRAIPGQNWERLDYYTKIIDKLKETTDVTYMEVEGTHHVQLNAPENISNIIEDFLEEY